A single window of Sphingobacterium sp. ML3W DNA harbors:
- the lpxB gene encoding lipid-A-disaccharide synthase: MKYYLIAGETSGDLHGANLIKALKIEDSDATFKIVGGTEMEEATDQKALIHTADMAFMGFVEVLKNLGTIAKNLKKVKADIIKEQPDCVILIDFPGFNLKIAEFAKKNGLKTCYYISPKVWAWNQKRVVKIKRVVDHMFCILPFEVDFYKTWKMPVDYVGNPLLDAISAYKFNPNFIQDHQLTDRPIIALLPGSRKMEIAKLLPIMANLTYLFPMHQFAIAGAPNFNQAYYQQYIGDQQIPVVFNATYDLLKNAEAAVVTSGTATLETGILKIPQVVVYKANAISIWIAKLVIKVKFISLVNLINNYLSVRELIQEDCTTYDIAQELDQLINKPEYRASVMENYEELAEKLGQPGASNKTAKLIVQYLK; the protein is encoded by the coding sequence ATGAAATATTACCTTATAGCTGGCGAAACATCGGGAGATCTGCATGGTGCAAACTTAATCAAAGCACTAAAGATCGAAGATTCGGACGCTACTTTTAAAATAGTGGGTGGAACGGAAATGGAAGAGGCTACGGATCAAAAAGCATTGATTCATACCGCAGATATGGCCTTTATGGGTTTTGTAGAAGTTCTTAAAAATTTAGGTACCATCGCAAAAAACCTTAAAAAGGTCAAAGCAGACATCATCAAGGAACAACCTGACTGTGTTATCCTCATCGACTTTCCTGGCTTTAACCTTAAAATTGCAGAATTTGCAAAGAAGAATGGCCTAAAAACCTGTTATTATATCTCTCCTAAAGTCTGGGCCTGGAATCAAAAACGTGTCGTCAAAATCAAGCGTGTCGTGGACCATATGTTCTGTATCCTCCCTTTTGAAGTGGATTTCTATAAAACATGGAAAATGCCAGTTGATTACGTTGGCAATCCGCTATTGGATGCCATTTCTGCCTATAAATTCAATCCTAATTTCATTCAGGACCACCAGCTAACGGATAGGCCAATCATAGCCCTATTGCCCGGAAGCCGTAAAATGGAAATCGCCAAGTTATTACCCATCATGGCCAATTTAACTTACCTTTTCCCAATGCATCAATTTGCCATAGCCGGAGCACCTAATTTCAATCAAGCCTATTACCAACAGTATATAGGTGATCAGCAAATTCCTGTCGTATTTAATGCCACTTATGATTTGCTCAAAAATGCCGAAGCAGCAGTGGTAACAAGTGGAACTGCTACACTAGAAACAGGGATCCTAAAAATCCCTCAAGTCGTAGTCTATAAAGCCAATGCCATATCGATTTGGATAGCGAAGCTGGTGATCAAAGTCAAATTCATTTCATTGGTCAATCTGATTAATAACTATCTTTCTGTTCGTGAGTTGATTCAAGAAGATTGCACAACCTACGATATCGCACAAGAATTAGATCAACTTATCAATAAACCAGAATACCGCGCGAGCGTAATGGAAAACTATGAGGAACTTGCCGAAAAATTAGGCCAACCAGGGGCATCAAACAAAACAGCTAAATTAATTGTTCAGTATTTGAAGTAG
- a CDS encoding FtsB family cell division protein: protein MDRFLALIRNKYFLAGIAFTIWMCFFDRNDFATQYSYQHQKSNLEREKDFYEKENEQIIETVTNIRSDQREVQRIAREKYKMKKENEDVYIVTEVELADK from the coding sequence ATGGATAGATTTTTAGCACTTATTCGAAATAAATACTTTTTAGCTGGTATCGCTTTTACGATATGGATGTGTTTTTTTGATCGGAATGATTTTGCGACACAATACAGTTATCAGCACCAGAAGAGTAATCTAGAACGGGAAAAAGATTTTTATGAAAAGGAAAATGAACAAATCATTGAGACCGTCACTAATATTCGATCTGACCAACGTGAAGTGCAAAGAATAGCGCGTGAAAAATATAAAATGAAGAAAGAAAACGAAGACGTTTATATTGTGACTGAAGTCGAACTTGCAGATAAATAG
- a CDS encoding amino acid permease, whose translation MLFKKSISKLIAEADLNGQATLKRTLSSSGLIALGVGAIIGAGLFSLTGIAAADHAGPAVVLSFIIAAVGCGFAGLCYAEFASMIPVAGSAYTYSYATMGEFMAWIIGWDLVLEYALAAATVSVSWSQYFNQLLITLGIELPSQFLHGPWEGGIVNVPAIVIVCLLSLLLMRGTEESSFVNNILVILKVAVVLIFIVLGWGFIDDANHTPFIPINHGEELVKSGQLSFWSFLQSDDFGHYGFSGILRAAGVVFFAFIGFDAVSTAAQEAKNPKKGMPIGIIGSLIICTLLYVLFSYVLTGLAPYTEFKGDAKPVATAFAKTGYTFLNTALIVTIIAGYTSVILVMLLGQSRVFYSMSKDGLLPKVFSDLSKRQTPWKTNLIFMVFVSIFAGFVPVSDLGHMVSIGTLFAFTLVCIGILVLRKTEPNLERPFKTPFVPLVPILGILVCVLMMASLPVESWERLGIWMLIGVVVYFVYSKKHSVIRKEYAEEQKSKE comes from the coding sequence ATGCTTTTTAAAAAATCAATTAGCAAACTAATAGCAGAGGCGGATCTCAATGGTCAAGCTACCTTAAAACGTACACTTTCCAGTTCCGGTCTTATTGCATTAGGAGTAGGTGCCATTATTGGTGCCGGACTATTCTCATTAACAGGTATCGCTGCTGCTGATCATGCTGGCCCCGCTGTTGTGCTCTCTTTTATCATTGCAGCAGTCGGCTGTGGGTTTGCAGGATTATGTTATGCAGAGTTTGCATCGATGATACCGGTTGCGGGTTCAGCATATACCTATTCCTATGCGACTATGGGCGAATTTATGGCTTGGATCATTGGCTGGGATTTGGTCTTAGAATATGCGCTAGCAGCAGCTACAGTATCTGTGAGTTGGTCGCAATATTTCAATCAGCTCCTAATAACTTTAGGTATAGAGCTTCCAAGTCAATTTTTACACGGTCCTTGGGAAGGCGGTATTGTGAATGTACCAGCCATCGTCATTGTTTGTTTGCTTTCCTTGCTCTTGATGCGCGGAACAGAAGAATCTTCTTTTGTCAATAATATTTTGGTGATTTTAAAAGTTGCTGTTGTTCTCATTTTCATCGTATTGGGTTGGGGCTTCATAGATGATGCCAACCACACTCCTTTTATACCGATCAACCACGGCGAAGAGCTTGTGAAAAGTGGTCAATTAAGTTTCTGGAGTTTCCTTCAAAGTGACGATTTTGGACATTATGGCTTTAGCGGAATTTTACGTGCTGCGGGTGTCGTATTCTTTGCTTTTATAGGTTTTGATGCCGTGAGTACTGCTGCTCAAGAAGCGAAAAACCCTAAAAAAGGAATGCCAATTGGTATTATCGGTTCCTTGATTATCTGTACGTTATTATATGTACTCTTCTCTTATGTATTAACAGGATTAGCACCGTATACTGAATTTAAAGGTGACGCCAAACCCGTTGCAACTGCCTTTGCTAAAACAGGATATACATTCTTAAATACCGCTTTAATCGTCACTATTATTGCTGGATATACTTCCGTTATCCTAGTGATGCTTTTAGGGCAAAGTCGTGTTTTTTATTCCATGAGTAAAGATGGTTTATTACCTAAAGTATTCTCTGACCTATCAAAAAGACAAACTCCATGGAAAACCAATCTTATCTTTATGGTTTTTGTCAGTATTTTTGCAGGATTTGTGCCGGTTTCAGATTTAGGTCATATGGTAAGTATTGGTACTTTATTTGCCTTTACCTTAGTTTGTATCGGTATTCTTGTTTTACGGAAAACAGAACCTAACTTAGAACGGCCCTTTAAAACACCATTTGTACCACTAGTACCAATCTTAGGGATTTTGGTCTGCGTATTGATGATGGCTTCATTACCAGTCGAATCTTGGGAACGTTTAGGTATTTGGATGTTGATCGGGGTTGTCGTCTATTTTGTATATAGCAAAAAGCATTCAGTCATACGTAAAGAATATGCTGAAGAGCAAAAATCAAAAGAATAA
- a CDS encoding M1 family metallopeptidase, translating into MKRLPLLSISILSLSITSLSFAQQKSNYSYTEAFAPLFFNNNGDEFRSASGKPGPAYWQNNADYKITAALDDKKNSIAGDVEINYTNNSPDQLDYIWLQLDQNMFSKEGRGQAISPLTKSRYGDANNNFDGGYTISSVTDLTGKAIEYIITDTRMQIRLPQALASKGGKAGFKIQYSYTIPEYGADRTGILPTAQGNVYAIAQWFPRLCVYDNIRGWNTLPYTGPGEFYREFGNYQVEITAPANHIVVLGGELLNPQEVFTAEQLKRYENAKTSDQTIIIRSAQEVAQKNSRPNKKSLTWKYSLNNAQDIAWASSSSFILDAARINLASGKKSLAISAYPEESNGNNAWERSTEYTKAAIEHYSDQWYEYPYPVAVNVASNVGGMEYPALSFCGNRAKAGSLWGVTNHEFGHNWFPMIVSSNEREFGWMDEGFNTFINEIATESFNNGEYAKKVGDPNSQAVRFTDQRLESVMNTPQNMNERNIGILVYYKPAYGLKLLRDEIIGKERFDFAFKKYISDWAYKHPTPEDFFRSIENGTGENLNWFWRGWFINNWQVDQAISQVSYLKNDPSQGAIITVQNLEKLPMPVVIEATTASGKKIRKKLPVEIWERNQSFDFKIDSKEPLVSVQLDPDHVFPDHVPENNSWTAK; encoded by the coding sequence ATGAAAAGATTACCCCTACTATCAATAAGTATTCTGTCCTTATCAATCACTTCTTTAAGCTTTGCCCAACAAAAAAGCAATTATAGTTATACGGAAGCATTTGCACCTTTGTTTTTCAACAATAATGGTGATGAATTTCGCTCTGCAAGTGGAAAACCGGGACCAGCCTACTGGCAAAACAATGCCGATTATAAAATCACAGCCGCATTGGACGACAAAAAAAACAGCATTGCTGGAGATGTCGAAATAAACTATACGAATAATAGCCCTGATCAGCTTGATTATATTTGGTTACAGCTGGATCAGAATATGTTTTCAAAGGAAGGTCGCGGCCAAGCCATTTCTCCATTAACGAAAAGTAGATATGGAGATGCCAATAATAATTTTGATGGCGGTTACACAATCTCTTCTGTCACCGACTTAACGGGAAAAGCTATAGAATACATCATTACCGACACCCGAATGCAAATTAGACTTCCTCAAGCATTAGCTTCAAAAGGAGGAAAAGCTGGTTTTAAGATACAGTATTCCTATACCATCCCAGAATATGGTGCGGATCGAACAGGTATCCTACCAACAGCTCAAGGCAATGTATACGCGATAGCACAATGGTTTCCAAGGCTTTGTGTCTATGACAATATTCGCGGATGGAATACCCTCCCCTATACCGGTCCTGGTGAGTTCTATCGGGAATTTGGAAATTATCAGGTCGAAATTACTGCTCCAGCCAATCATATCGTAGTATTGGGCGGCGAATTGCTTAATCCACAAGAAGTTTTCACTGCAGAGCAACTCAAAAGATATGAAAATGCAAAAACAAGTGACCAGACCATTATTATACGTTCTGCACAAGAAGTAGCGCAAAAAAATTCAAGACCAAATAAAAAGAGCTTGACATGGAAATACAGTCTTAATAATGCACAGGATATTGCCTGGGCTTCTTCTTCTTCTTTTATTTTGGATGCCGCACGAATAAATTTAGCTAGCGGAAAAAAATCACTTGCCATTTCTGCTTATCCAGAAGAAAGTAACGGCAATAATGCTTGGGAACGTTCTACAGAATATACAAAGGCAGCAATCGAACATTATTCAGATCAGTGGTATGAGTATCCTTACCCTGTTGCCGTTAATGTGGCTTCAAATGTAGGAGGTATGGAGTACCCAGCGCTATCCTTCTGTGGCAATAGAGCTAAAGCAGGCTCATTGTGGGGAGTGACCAACCATGAATTTGGTCATAATTGGTTTCCAATGATTGTTTCCAGCAATGAAAGAGAATTTGGATGGATGGACGAAGGATTCAATACATTTATTAACGAAATTGCTACTGAAAGTTTCAATAATGGTGAATACGCTAAAAAAGTAGGTGACCCAAACAGTCAAGCTGTCCGTTTTACCGACCAAAGATTAGAATCTGTTATGAACACGCCGCAAAATATGAATGAACGAAATATCGGGATTTTAGTATACTATAAACCGGCCTATGGATTAAAACTTTTACGCGATGAGATTATTGGTAAGGAGCGTTTCGATTTTGCCTTTAAAAAATACATTTCAGATTGGGCCTATAAGCACCCTACTCCAGAAGATTTCTTCCGTTCCATCGAAAATGGAACCGGTGAGAATTTAAATTGGTTTTGGCGCGGTTGGTTTATCAATAATTGGCAGGTAGATCAAGCGATTAGCCAAGTATCTTACTTAAAAAATGATCCATCACAGGGTGCAATCATTACCGTTCAAAATTTAGAAAAACTTCCCATGCCTGTTGTCATAGAGGCAACAACAGCCTCTGGAAAGAAAATCCGAAAAAAACTACCGGTAGAAATTTGGGAAAGAAACCAATCGTTCGATTTCAAGATAGATTCTAAAGAACCTTTAGTATCTGTCCAGTTAGATCCTGATCATGTATTTCCAGATCATGTTCCTGAAAATAATAGCTGGACTGCTAAATAA
- a CDS encoding arsenate reductase, which translates to MLHVYGIKNCNTVKKAITWLADNQLDYTFHDYKKEGISEAKLIEWEKEISWEKLLNKKGTTWKKLDADEQAAVIDAKSANSVLAKNTSMIKRPVIEGGQQILVGFDEIEYASILK; encoded by the coding sequence ATGTTACACGTTTATGGAATCAAAAACTGCAACACAGTCAAAAAAGCAATTACTTGGCTAGCAGATAATCAATTAGACTATACTTTTCACGACTACAAAAAAGAGGGTATTTCGGAGGCGAAACTAATCGAATGGGAAAAAGAAATTAGCTGGGAAAAACTATTGAATAAGAAAGGAACCACTTGGAAAAAACTAGATGCCGACGAACAAGCAGCTGTCATCGATGCCAAATCGGCGAACTCAGTTTTGGCTAAAAACACCAGCATGATCAAGCGTCCAGTCATTGAAGGTGGTCAACAAATCTTGGTGGGTTTTGATGAAATTGAATACGCCTCTATCTTAAAATAA
- the fbaA gene encoding class II fructose-bisphosphate aldolase produces MSLKDFKGVLTGDQVQELFELAKEHKFALPAVNITGTNSINAVMETAKAVNSPVIIQLSNGGAQFYAGKTLNNDGLKACILGAVAAAQHVHLLAEHYGVAVILHTDHAAKKLLPWIDGLLDAGEKFFAQHGKPLFSSHMLDLSEESIEENIEISAKYLARMKPLGMTIEIELGVTGGEEDGVDNSDVDSSKLYTQPEEVAYAYEELSKISDKFTVAAAFGNVHGVYKPGNVKLQPVILHNSQEYIREKFNLTAQKPVNFVFHGGSGSSPAEIEEAISYGAIKMNIDTDMQWAMWDGVREYEAKNHDFLQSQIGNPESADSPNKKYYDPRVWLRKGEEAFVTRLKQAFEELNAIDINNKL; encoded by the coding sequence ATGAGCCTAAAAGATTTTAAAGGTGTATTGACAGGAGATCAAGTACAAGAGTTGTTCGAATTAGCAAAAGAGCATAAATTCGCACTTCCAGCAGTTAACATTACTGGTACAAACTCAATCAATGCTGTGATGGAAACTGCTAAAGCAGTTAACTCACCTGTAATTATTCAATTATCAAACGGTGGAGCACAATTTTACGCTGGTAAAACATTAAATAATGATGGTTTAAAAGCGTGTATTCTAGGTGCTGTAGCTGCTGCTCAACACGTACATTTATTAGCAGAACACTATGGTGTTGCTGTTATTTTGCATACTGACCATGCTGCTAAGAAATTGTTACCTTGGATCGACGGTCTATTAGATGCTGGAGAGAAATTTTTTGCGCAACATGGTAAGCCATTATTTTCTTCTCATATGTTAGATTTATCTGAAGAGTCTATCGAAGAAAATATCGAAATTTCTGCAAAATACCTTGCTCGTATGAAACCACTAGGTATGACTATAGAGATTGAATTGGGTGTTACAGGTGGAGAAGAAGATGGTGTAGATAATTCTGATGTTGATAGCTCTAAATTATATACGCAACCAGAAGAAGTGGCTTATGCTTACGAAGAATTGTCGAAAATTTCTGATAAATTTACTGTAGCAGCTGCTTTTGGAAATGTTCACGGTGTATACAAACCAGGAAACGTAAAATTACAACCTGTTATTCTTCATAATTCGCAGGAGTATATTCGTGAGAAATTCAATTTAACAGCTCAAAAACCAGTAAACTTTGTTTTCCATGGTGGTTCAGGTTCTTCTCCGGCAGAAATCGAAGAAGCAATCTCATACGGTGCTATCAAAATGAATATCGATACAGATATGCAATGGGCTATGTGGGATGGCGTTCGTGAATACGAAGCTAAAAACCATGACTTCTTACAAAGTCAAATTGGTAATCCTGAAAGTGCTGATTCACCAAATAAAAAATACTATGATCCTCGCGTTTGGTTACGTAAAGGAGAAGAAGCTTTCGTTACACGTTTGAAACAAGCTTTCGAAGAATTAAATGCAATCGATATTAACAATAAATTGTAA
- a CDS encoding head GIN domain-containing protein, which translates to MKKLGLGAILYFIAQFGFAQTKQNVGTFNSVDVTDKIQVELIHGKSNEVVIEGDNSENIQVVNTNGALRIKMNTLNALQGNNVNVKVYYDALKSVSAKKGAKLINRDADQLVSDQLSVSAAEGGLIVMHVQAKKVDVKATSGSTISLIGKSITQDVISNFGGKYEGKDLLTDVSNVTVNGGGKAEVYAKDSIVAKTRAGGVIDVYGKPAHKSEKKLAGGMINYK; encoded by the coding sequence ATGAAAAAATTAGGATTAGGTGCGATTTTATATTTTATTGCGCAATTTGGTTTTGCTCAAACAAAGCAAAATGTGGGAACCTTTAATTCCGTAGATGTGACGGATAAAATACAAGTGGAGTTGATTCATGGAAAATCTAATGAGGTTGTGATAGAAGGTGATAATTCCGAAAATATTCAAGTTGTCAATACAAATGGGGCACTGCGTATAAAAATGAATACTTTAAATGCCTTACAGGGTAATAATGTTAATGTAAAGGTTTATTACGATGCATTGAAAAGTGTGTCAGCAAAGAAGGGAGCCAAGCTTATTAATAGAGACGCTGATCAGCTTGTATCCGATCAGTTGAGCGTGTCTGCAGCTGAAGGGGGCTTGATTGTTATGCATGTACAGGCTAAGAAGGTGGATGTCAAAGCAACATCTGGTTCAACGATCTCTCTTATAGGAAAAAGTATAACGCAGGATGTCATTTCTAATTTCGGAGGTAAATATGAAGGTAAAGATTTACTGACCGATGTGAGCAATGTGACTGTGAATGGCGGAGGTAAAGCGGAAGTTTATGCTAAAGATTCTATTGTCGCCAAAACAAGAGCAGGGGGTGTAATCGATGTTTATGGTAAACCTGCCCACAAGTCAGAAAAAAAATTGGCTGGAGGTATGATCAATTATAAATAA
- a CDS encoding fumarylacetoacetate hydrolase family protein, with translation MKLFRYGPLDQEKTGILINNIHYDTSGFGEDYDNDFLANSGLERLQDYINKNLKNLNQIPADSRIGTPIANPRKIVCVGLNYSDHATETGLNQEQEPILFLKAISALNGPFDDIIIPKNSYHTDWETELAIVIGKKGNHFPIEESSDYIAGYVMMNDVTERHFMKNRGGTWDKGKGYNTFAPLGPYFVTKDEIEDDGNLRIWLKLNGELMQEGNTKNFITPVKDLLSYISDFFGLFPGDIISTGSPAGTGIGHIPQRFLVDGDVIEYGIDGLGIAKNTFVDYRNT, from the coding sequence ATGAAGCTATTTCGATACGGGCCATTAGATCAGGAAAAAACAGGGATTCTTATTAACAATATACATTACGACACATCCGGATTCGGGGAAGATTACGATAATGATTTTCTTGCCAACAGCGGACTTGAAAGACTACAAGATTATATTAATAAAAATTTAAAAAATCTAAATCAAATTCCCGCTGATTCACGTATCGGCACTCCTATTGCAAATCCACGTAAGATTGTATGTGTGGGTCTTAATTATTCAGACCATGCAACAGAGACAGGGTTGAACCAGGAGCAAGAGCCCATTTTATTTTTAAAAGCTATTTCAGCATTAAATGGTCCCTTTGATGATATCATCATTCCGAAAAATTCTTACCATACAGATTGGGAAACAGAATTGGCTATTGTAATTGGAAAAAAAGGAAACCATTTTCCTATTGAAGAATCCAGCGATTATATTGCAGGATATGTCATGATGAATGATGTAACAGAAAGGCATTTTATGAAAAACAGAGGCGGAACTTGGGACAAAGGAAAAGGTTACAATACTTTTGCTCCATTAGGCCCTTACTTCGTCACCAAAGATGAAATTGAAGATGACGGAAATTTGCGTATCTGGTTAAAATTGAATGGAGAATTGATGCAAGAGGGGAATACAAAAAACTTCATTACTCCTGTAAAAGATCTTTTATCCTATATCTCCGATTTCTTTGGACTATTTCCTGGTGATATTATTTCTACAGGTTCACCCGCCGGAACAGGTATCGGACACATCCCACAACGTTTTTTAGTCGATGGTGATGTAATCGAATATGGTATAGATGGCTTAGGTATAGCTAAAAATACATTTGTCGATTATCGCAACACCTAA
- the rimK gene encoding 30S ribosomal protein S6--L-glutamate ligase — MKIAVLSTVKSLYSTRRLVEAAETRGHECVVIDHSKCYVGIQQGKPSIHYKGQDISDIDAIIPRIGASVTFYGSAIVRQFEVMDVISANPSQAITRSRDKLRCMQILSGAGIGLPITGFARTASDVDDLINMVGGAPLVIKLLEGTQGIGVVLAETKKAASSVIEAFYGLGNNILIQEYIKEAKGTDIRAFVVGGKVVGAMKRTAKEGEFRSNIHRGGTAEIIRLTKNERETAIAAAASMGLTVCGVDMMPSDRGPLVLEVNSSPGLEGIEKATKKDIAGEIILYLEKQYELKMAAKPVVRKKKKKQSNL, encoded by the coding sequence GTGAAAATCGCTGTATTATCAACAGTTAAAAGCTTATACTCGACACGTCGATTAGTAGAGGCCGCAGAAACACGTGGACATGAATGCGTTGTTATTGACCACAGCAAATGCTATGTGGGCATTCAACAAGGCAAACCAAGCATCCACTATAAAGGTCAGGATATTTCTGATATTGATGCAATCATTCCTCGTATAGGAGCTTCCGTTACTTTCTATGGTTCTGCCATTGTAAGACAATTTGAAGTTATGGACGTCATATCCGCTAATCCGAGTCAAGCAATCACCCGTTCGAGAGACAAGCTGCGTTGTATGCAAATTCTTTCTGGTGCAGGTATAGGACTTCCAATTACTGGATTTGCGCGTACCGCTTCGGATGTAGACGACCTTATCAATATGGTCGGTGGTGCTCCATTGGTCATCAAGTTATTGGAAGGAACGCAAGGCATTGGAGTTGTATTAGCAGAAACCAAAAAAGCAGCATCTTCTGTTATCGAAGCCTTCTATGGCCTAGGAAATAATATATTAATTCAAGAATATATTAAGGAAGCAAAAGGCACCGACATTCGTGCTTTTGTTGTTGGAGGAAAAGTAGTAGGTGCTATGAAAAGAACAGCCAAAGAAGGGGAATTTCGTTCGAATATCCATCGCGGTGGAACAGCCGAAATCATTAGATTAACGAAAAACGAACGCGAGACGGCAATTGCAGCAGCAGCTTCTATGGGATTAACAGTCTGTGGTGTTGACATGATGCCATCCGACAGAGGTCCACTCGTGTTGGAAGTAAACTCTTCACCAGGATTGGAAGGAATAGAAAAGGCGACGAAAAAAGATATTGCAGGCGAGATTATCCTGTATCTTGAAAAACAATATGAGTTAAAGATGGCCGCTAAACCAGTTGTTCGAAAAAAGAAGAAAAAACAAAGCAATTTATAA
- a CDS encoding ATP-dependent zinc protease yields MKDKLIVGWKESLDLPELGIFNFEAKVDTGAGSSVLHCESYEIKIIDNQKWIVCHIIINFKTQELRIFQFPVYKEKIVKSSFGHKEKRYYILTKAKLYNQLFDIKLSFRDRSSMRYPMLLGKSFLSKKFIVDVSRSNVSQKSIG; encoded by the coding sequence ATGAAAGATAAACTAATTGTGGGATGGAAGGAATCATTAGATTTACCAGAACTTGGTATATTTAATTTCGAAGCTAAAGTAGATACTGGAGCTGGGTCTTCTGTTTTACATTGTGAATCTTATGAAATCAAAATAATTGACAATCAAAAATGGATTGTTTGTCATATTATCATTAATTTTAAAACACAGGAACTACGCATATTTCAGTTCCCCGTTTATAAAGAAAAGATCGTTAAAAGTTCATTCGGTCACAAAGAAAAGCGTTATTATATTTTAACGAAAGCCAAATTATACAATCAATTATTCGACATTAAGTTATCTTTTAGAGACCGCTCTTCCATGCGATACCCCATGTTATTAGGAAAAAGCTTCCTAAGTAAAAAATTTATCGTTGATGTCTCACGATCAAATGTGTCCCAAAAATCCATTGGATAA
- a CDS encoding AIR synthase related protein, with the protein MSDLKYNQRGVSAGKEDVHNAIKNIDKGLYPKAFCKIIPDILGGDEQWCNIMHADGAGTKSSLAYVYWKETGDISVWRGIAQDAIIMNLDDLLCVGATDNILLSSTIGRNKNVIPGEVLAEIINGTEEILAELREMGIGIYSTGGETADVGDLVRTIIVDSTVTCRMKREDVISNHNIKPGNVIVGLSSSGKATYENEYNGGMGSNGLTSARHDVFNKSIAEKYAESFDPAVPYDLVFAGSQNLTDKITVETGEEITAGKLVLSPTRTYAPVIKKILDLYRPQIDGMVHCSGGAQTKVLHFVDGVHVIKDNLFPIPPLFELIQKESNTDWKEMYKVFNMGHRMELYVSEDIAAAIIAISESFGIPAQIIGRVETSATKQVTVKSPYGEFIYE; encoded by the coding sequence ATGTCAGATTTAAAATATAACCAAAGAGGTGTATCCGCAGGTAAAGAGGATGTACACAATGCTATTAAGAACATCGATAAAGGATTGTATCCTAAAGCTTTTTGTAAAATCATTCCTGATATTCTAGGTGGTGATGAGCAGTGGTGTAATATTATGCACGCCGATGGCGCAGGTACAAAATCTTCCTTGGCCTATGTTTACTGGAAAGAAACAGGTGATATATCTGTTTGGAGAGGTATAGCACAAGATGCAATCATCATGAATTTAGATGATTTACTTTGTGTCGGTGCTACAGACAATATTTTGCTATCTTCAACAATTGGTCGTAATAAAAATGTTATTCCTGGAGAAGTTCTTGCAGAAATCATCAATGGTACAGAAGAAATTCTAGCAGAACTCCGTGAAATGGGAATTGGCATCTACTCGACAGGTGGTGAAACAGCAGATGTAGGTGATTTGGTACGCACAATCATTGTAGACAGTACGGTTACATGCCGCATGAAGCGTGAAGATGTAATCTCTAATCATAATATCAAACCAGGTAATGTCATCGTTGGTTTGTCTTCCTCAGGAAAAGCGACTTACGAAAACGAATATAATGGCGGCATGGGTTCCAATGGCTTGACTTCAGCGCGTCATGATGTTTTCAATAAAAGTATTGCCGAAAAATATGCTGAAAGTTTTGACCCAGCTGTTCCTTATGATTTAGTTTTTGCAGGAAGTCAAAATTTAACCGACAAAATCACAGTTGAAACAGGTGAAGAAATTACTGCCGGAAAATTAGTGCTATCTCCGACTCGAACTTACGCACCCGTCATCAAAAAAATATTAGACCTTTACCGTCCTCAAATTGATGGTATGGTTCATTGTTCTGGTGGTGCACAAACGAAAGTATTGCATTTTGTTGATGGCGTACACGTCATTAAAGACAACCTATTCCCTATTCCTCCTTTATTTGAATTAATTCAAAAAGAATCAAATACCGATTGGAAAGAAATGTACAAAGTATTCAATATGGGACACCGCATGGAATTATATGTTTCTGAGGACATTGCAGCTGCAATTATTGCAATATCAGAATCTTTTGGTATACCAGCTCAAATTATTGGTCGCGTAGAGACATCTGCTACAAAACAAGTAACAGTAAAATCTCCTTACGGCGAATTTATTTACGAATAA